One genomic window of Microbacterium testaceum StLB037 includes the following:
- a CDS encoding ABC transporter substrate-binding protein, which yields MALSKKQGIALGVIAAALVAVVGVGVTIGLNRPVEAQAAAAPTASTGSNPDTGEIPRITGHAVPEAVAALKASGFTPIEPGKLTVAIGAFVPPLSYQPEGTTAATDVAGTEPNFGELIAEGLGLEYNPVVVAWADWPLGIQSGKYDLITSNVTVTEERKELYDFASYRQDLLGFYVRSDSSISKIESSDDISGLKIVVGSGTNQEKVLLKWNEELAAKGKAPAELNYYDDNAAATLALQSGRVDATFGPNATAAWAARETGQTKLVGIIPGGWPLAADIAAATKKGNGLIEPVNIALNAYIADGTYAKVLDAWGLESEGVKTSEINPPGLPKS from the coding sequence ATGGCACTCAGCAAGAAGCAGGGCATCGCGCTCGGCGTGATCGCCGCAGCCCTCGTCGCCGTCGTCGGCGTCGGCGTCACGATCGGCCTGAACCGCCCCGTCGAGGCGCAGGCCGCGGCCGCACCCACGGCCAGCACCGGGTCCAACCCCGACACGGGTGAGATCCCCCGCATCACCGGTCACGCCGTGCCGGAGGCGGTCGCCGCCCTCAAGGCCAGCGGCTTCACCCCGATCGAGCCCGGGAAGCTCACCGTGGCGATCGGCGCGTTCGTCCCACCCCTCAGCTACCAGCCCGAGGGCACCACCGCCGCGACCGACGTCGCCGGAACCGAGCCGAACTTCGGCGAGCTCATCGCCGAGGGCCTCGGCCTGGAGTACAACCCCGTCGTGGTCGCGTGGGCCGACTGGCCCCTCGGCATCCAGTCCGGGAAGTACGACCTGATCACCTCGAACGTCACCGTCACCGAAGAGCGCAAGGAGCTCTACGACTTCGCCAGCTACCGCCAGGACCTGCTCGGCTTCTACGTGCGCTCCGACAGCTCGATCTCGAAGATCGAGAGCTCCGACGACATCTCGGGCCTGAAGATCGTCGTGGGCTCCGGCACCAACCAGGAGAAGGTGCTGCTGAAGTGGAACGAAGAGCTGGCGGCCAAGGGCAAGGCACCCGCCGAGCTGAACTACTACGACGACAACGCCGCAGCCACTCTCGCCCTGCAGTCCGGTCGCGTCGACGCCACCTTCGGCCCCAACGCGACGGCGGCCTGGGCCGCCCGTGAGACCGGACAGACCAAGCTCGTCGGCATCATCCCCGGCGGCTGGCCGCTCGCGGCCGACATCGCCGCCGCGACGAAGAAGGGCAACGGCCTCATCGAGCCCGTCAACATCGCCCTCAACGCCTACATCGCCGACGGAACGTACGCGAAGGTCCTCGATGCCTGGGGCCTCGAGTCGGAGGGCGTGAAGACCTCCGAGATCAACCCTCCGGGACTCCCCAAGTCCTGA